One Sulfurimonas sp. genomic window carries:
- the ybeY gene encoding rRNA maturation RNase YbeY, whose amino-acid sequence MIELDNRTSLQIDIDTVEKIADSLTKKEIELIITNSQEMREINKTHRNINKDTDVLSFPYEDMPMCPLGSIVISSFYIEEKAKELGHSQNDEFALLFIHGLLHLLGYDHETDSGEMREKEAELIKKFNLPQSLIVRTEG is encoded by the coding sequence ATGATTGAACTTGACAACAGAACCTCATTACAAATTGATATCGATACAGTAGAAAAGATAGCTGATTCTCTAACAAAAAAAGAGATAGAACTCATTATTACGAATAGCCAAGAGATGAGAGAAATAAACAAAACTCATCGCAATATCAATAAAGATACCGATGTTTTAAGTTTTCCGTATGAAGATATGCCTATGTGTCCGCTTGGAAGTATAGTTATCTCCTCTTTTTATATAGAAGAAAAAGCAAAAGAGTTAGGTCATAGCCAAAATGATGAATTTGCGTTGCTTTTTATACACGGTTTGCTTCATCTTTTAGGATATGATCATGAGACCGACAGCGGCGAAATGAGAGAAAAAGAGGCAGAACTTATAAAAAAATTTAATCTGCCGCAAAGCTTGATAGTAAGAACTGAGGGGTAG
- the queC gene encoding 7-cyano-7-deazaguanine synthase QueC, with protein MITKDKKALCIMSGGMDSTLSAYMMKKIGYEIVSVHFNYAQRTEGKELSCFNAICDELGVLNRYVIELDFFAQIGASALTDKNIAVPTGGLENGVPVTYVPFRNGIFLSIAAAIAEKEGAEAISIGVVEEDSSGYPDCRESYIKSMEQSINLGTKDETKVKIFMPLVHLKKSQIVQSALELKVPLHLTWSCYKDEDKACGVCDSCRLRLNGFKLAGVKDPIEYQ; from the coding sequence ATGATTACTAAAGACAAAAAAGCACTCTGCATTATGAGCGGCGGTATGGACTCTACTCTGAGTGCATATATGATGAAAAAAATCGGATATGAAATTGTGTCCGTGCATTTTAATTATGCACAAAGAACAGAGGGCAAAGAGCTTTCATGCTTTAATGCCATCTGTGATGAACTGGGTGTTTTAAACAGATATGTAATAGAATTGGATTTTTTTGCCCAAATAGGAGCTTCGGCATTAACCGATAAAAACATAGCTGTGCCCACGGGCGGTTTGGAAAATGGGGTTCCAGTTACATATGTACCGTTTAGAAACGGCATATTTCTAAGCATTGCGGCAGCCATAGCGGAAAAAGAGGGGGCAGAAGCTATTAGCATAGGTGTTGTCGAGGAGGATAGCAGCGGTTATCCGGATTGTAGAGAATCATACATTAAAAGTATGGAACAGAGTATAAATCTCGGTACAAAAGATGAAACAAAAGTAAAGATTTTTATGCCGCTTGTACATCTTAAAAAATCTCAGATTGTCCAATCTGCACTTGAATTGAAAGTTCCTCTGCATCTAACATGGAGCTGCTATAAAGACGAAGATAAAGCATGCGGAGTTTGCGATAGCTGCCGCTTAAGATTGAATGGTTTTAAATTAGCCGGAGTAAAAGACCCAATTGAGTATCAGTGA
- the mrdA gene encoding penicillin-binding protein 2 produces MKIKFILFIFIAIWLALLVRVFSLSVESNSYYERLSYNNTIKTEQIAPVRGEIVDINNRPVAINQLGFKIQLAPHLGLKKNLHIFEEEVNTLVKLLPKLDKEKIIKDYKKADSYYNHNFIDIVEFVSYEEIMPVYSILNLRENINIISSPKRYYPYKEVSSHTIGYVSRANKSDVEEEKLIELIGYTGKTGIERYYNTYMQGLSGKREIKVNANNQKVEELSIERAIEDRKLILNIDIELQKYISSLFQNKSGAVIVMGVDGAILSASSFPEYDLNTFVTGISNELWEKLSVSPDKPFTNKLIHGLYPPGSTIKTGLGLIYISSPEIGPNWNTYCTASMPLGQRVFRCWKKEGHGQVEIKKAIRESCDDFFYKGSLKLGIDKMSEGLNRYGLGRKTEVDLPNEFVGTVPSREWKRKKHNQPWYIGETVNTSIGQGDFLTTPMQIARFTALMATGKLPYPRFASMLGLQVVKPRFEEVLNENELKQLPIIQKAMYEVCNAPGGTAVNYVSSKVKIAGKTGTAQVVGIMQNIKNRESEHDMEYYTRSHAWFTTYGPYENPQYVVLAFVEHGGHGGSATGKIVSDIYDKLLELGYIKQ; encoded by the coding sequence GTGAAAATAAAATTTATACTTTTTATATTTATTGCTATATGGCTGGCACTTCTCGTAAGAGTTTTTTCACTATCGGTTGAATCAAATAGTTACTATGAAAGACTATCCTACAACAACACTATTAAAACTGAGCAAATAGCACCCGTAAGAGGCGAAATAGTTGATATAAACAATAGACCTGTTGCCATTAATCAACTTGGTTTTAAAATACAATTAGCTCCGCATCTAGGACTAAAAAAGAACCTGCATATATTTGAAGAAGAGGTAAACACACTTGTTAAATTATTGCCAAAACTAGATAAAGAAAAAATAATTAAAGATTATAAAAAAGCTGATTCATACTACAATCATAATTTTATTGATATAGTTGAGTTTGTATCATACGAAGAAATTATGCCTGTATACTCAATATTGAATTTAAGGGAAAATATTAACATAATATCTTCACCAAAAAGATATTATCCGTACAAAGAAGTTTCATCACATACAATCGGCTATGTTTCTCGTGCAAACAAGAGCGATGTTGAAGAAGAAAAACTTATAGAGCTTATAGGTTACACCGGCAAAACAGGTATTGAAAGATATTACAATACATATATGCAGGGTTTATCAGGTAAACGAGAGATAAAAGTTAATGCAAACAATCAAAAAGTAGAAGAGCTCTCTATTGAGCGGGCTATAGAAGATAGAAAATTAATCTTAAACATAGATATCGAACTTCAAAAATATATATCGTCTCTTTTTCAAAATAAATCCGGTGCAGTTATAGTTATGGGCGTTGACGGTGCTATTTTATCTGCAAGCAGCTTTCCGGAGTATGATTTAAATACTTTTGTAACAGGAATCAGTAATGAGTTATGGGAAAAACTATCTGTTAGCCCAGATAAGCCGTTTACAAACAAACTTATTCATGGGCTTTATCCACCCGGATCAACTATAAAAACAGGACTTGGACTAATATATATCTCTTCACCTGAAATCGGTCCTAACTGGAATACATACTGTACCGCATCAATGCCGCTTGGACAGAGAGTATTTAGATGCTGGAAAAAAGAGGGTCACGGACAAGTGGAGATTAAGAAGGCCATAAGAGAAAGTTGTGATGACTTTTTTTACAAAGGAAGTCTTAAACTAGGCATCGACAAAATGAGTGAAGGACTTAACAGATACGGTCTTGGAAGAAAAACTGAGGTAGATTTGCCAAATGAGTTTGTCGGCACGGTTCCATCTCGTGAATGGAAGAGAAAAAAACACAATCAACCTTGGTACATCGGAGAGACGGTAAACACATCCATAGGGCAGGGAGATTTTTTAACGACACCGATGCAAATAGCAAGATTTACAGCTCTTATGGCAACCGGCAAACTTCCATACCCACGCTTTGCAAGCATGTTAGGTCTCCAAGTCGTCAAACCTAGATTTGAAGAGGTACTTAATGAAAATGAGCTAAAACAACTGCCGATTATTCAAAAAGCCATGTATGAAGTTTGTAATGCTCCGGGCGGAACAGCCGTGAATTATGTAAGTTCAAAAGTTAAAATTGCAGGCAAAACAGGAACGGCTCAAGTCGTAGGCATTATGCAAAATATAAAGAATAGAGAATCAGAACATGACATGGAGTATTATACCCGCTCTCATGCATGGTTTACGACTTACGGTCCATATGAGAACCCTCAATATGTAGTTTTAGCATTTGTTGAACATGGAGGGCACGGCGGTTCTGCTACCGGAAAAATCGTCTCAGATATATATGACAAATTATTAGAGTTAGGGTATATAAAACAGTAG
- a CDS encoding N-acetyltransferase has translation MSIELTKATLSDIESMQKLVAPEVEAGVILARNSDEIATNIRSYILAKEDGEIVGFCALHIHTPLLAEIRSLIVKESKRGMGIGQSLIAKAMQEAQTLGLKKVLTLTYKQSFFEKLGFVEIPKESIPEHKIWADCIKCKLFPICNEVSLIKTL, from the coding sequence ATGAGCATTGAATTAACTAAAGCTACATTATCAGACATTGAGAGTATGCAAAAACTTGTTGCACCGGAAGTTGAAGCCGGTGTGATACTGGCAAGAAACTCCGATGAAATAGCAACAAATATAAGATCATATATACTTGCCAAAGAGGATGGCGAAATAGTCGGGTTTTGTGCGCTTCATATTCATACTCCGTTATTGGCGGAGATTAGGTCGCTTATCGTAAAAGAGTCTAAAAGAGGTATGGGGATAGGGCAAAGTTTAATAGCTAAAGCTATGCAAGAGGCTCAAACACTCGGTCTAAAAAAAGTTCTTACTTTAACATATAAACAGTCGTTTTTCGAAAAACTTGGGTTTGTTGAAATTCCAAAAGAATCAATTCCTGAGCATAAAATTTGGGCTGATTGTATTAAATGTAAACTTTTTCCGATATGCAACGAAGTATCTCTAATAAAAACTCTTTAA